From the Ptychodera flava strain L36383 unplaced genomic scaffold, AS_Pfla_20210202 Scaffold_35__1_contigs__length_1935909_pilon, whole genome shotgun sequence genome, the window TTGAACTATTAAAGCATCACTGAGGATACATATGATGATTAGAAAGAGGCGGACTtctaaaatatttgattatcaTTACTCTTGTGTGTTTAAtgatatgacctttgaccctttgagatgtatatgtgtgtgacccttgaccccaccTCTCCAAAAAATTCTGGCTACTTGTGTTCACACTGTATTAGCCAAAAAGGCTAATCAGCTTGAGTAGCCAGAGCAAACCCTGAATATGTGAGAAATTTGTATGAATTATTGAATACTTATAGTTGCCGTGTAGAAAGTACCGTGTACAACATATACATAGCATGCATAGCCTGGAAAATAACATTGCAAGTACGCGCGCACACGGAGCATGTCATGTGGGTGCAAACCTGTCATAGTGGTGCCATTGCGACATACATCCTCTATGGTTACGTCTGTTGTACTAACAATTATAATTAGTTATGAAAGTTATGCACGGCggcatgcataattaattgTGAAATTAAATGAAAGGACTTTTAAAAACAGgatgtgattggctaattttgacctttgacctttatcaTATTTTATAGCGTAATTTTGCGTATAATCCAAGTGGATTCATACTCAAAATGGGATTAGACATAGAAATGCTACAAATGCAATGAAATAGCTTCTTTTAcacatgaaaaacaaatatgtcatttttggGTGTAATGGTGCAATTTGTAAACATTGCATGTGGACccaaaatacagtgaaaaaaTAAAGTCGTGCATAATCAATGTTTGATAGCTgtcattttttcacttttcaggTGTAAGTGACCCAAATTTAACTGACTTTATTCAGGTATCTCATTAGCATAATAATTGGTTGGCATTGCTAACCAAAGTTTACTTGACATAAAACAGACCTGATCGCTCCAAAACACATATAAATTAAGATTTCGTGAAAAtcctttcaaatttctcatcatAAGTGTTTTCGGCCTAGAAAACCGAACTGACATACTCAAACTTGAGCTTTCAGAGAGGCTGGTCAATGCGATGCTCCGTGGTGACGCCATTCAAGCCGCTGTTCAACTGTAAAATCACGTTCGGCCGATCAAAAAAAGTCttcattttctcagaaattatcctcaaaaaataccaaaatatatCATTTCTTTAAAGGAATGGCCAATAACTTGTCACAAAACGATCGTGTTTAGGATGTACAGCAGGAAAAGGCGTTCAGAATGTCTCTCACTTCGGCAAAGTCAGCGACAGATCTGATTAGATATTCACGGTAAAAATAGTCGACCCGATTTCCTCGAAAGGTTGCTCAAATTACTGGAAATTGCCGTAGCTAcaactgatgatgtcattattttagtccttatatggacctgaagtgggttcaaagggtaaggAATGGATTTATTTGTCAGGTGACCTGTTAAACGCGGGAAAtcaagttccaaactttgcctgAGCGAACCTCAGGCCGTGTACGGATATATCCGTGCATGGCGCTGAGCGTGAGTTGGGCGTGTACGGATATATACGGGCATGGCGTTTTAAGGGTTAAGACACTGAAGAAGATGCTTGTTCATTCCAACTGCAGTCCCATCACAAATCAGAATGTCAGGGATGTCACCACAAATATCACATGAAAACGCACTGCTCCAGTCAATATCAAGGAGTCTTGCAAACCCATTCCATGCCACACGAAGTTTGTGCAATGGCAGAAAAACTGATGACATTGTCAGTGTAGCGTGTTTTTCTGCATAAGCtctgcaaaatgaaaaaaatagagaaaatggATTAAAAAACACCCCTTAAAACTGGGTCTAAACATAGAGGTAATACTTGTAAAACTATTACGTTAATGGATTAGGTATATTTGAAATGCTGATTAACTGACATGGATTTACAAATTTTACTACATGCTGATAAACTTAGCTGCACTTCATGAAGCTATCTATATTATCGAAGGCCATTGAGGCAAAAAAAAATGTGCCAAGAACAAGGACTGACATTGACAATAGTACCAATAATGCTCCCTGGACAACTAGTTTctcaaccctttgagcactgtaattttttcccgccaaaattttagtgcaaaattttaccaatttttatgaattgtcctgtattttttttcataattctggaccaatagacatcacatttcattgctacacttttttcttaaaattttgacaaaatactgaGCAAATTTGACTgggttttattttataaatgggacaaaatagactttggcactcaaagggttaaaatggtTGTCTATTCAGACATAGCATGAATACAATTGAGCTAAATGACATTGGATTAAGAGTAAAGAGCAAAACGGATTCCTTGCTTCAAGCATCAGGTGAAGATACGTGTACAAAAACCCATAGTGAATGAAGTCACAATTGTTCGAATTGAATAGTAAGTCCTTCTGACCATCATAATAGAGACGGCACTGACATTCACCAGTGGTAGGTCGAAAGCAGACTGAAATAAAAAGAGATTGAACACACATAAGCTAGGGGGGAAAAGGAACTGGAGTACTGTAAAAAGAGTCGCATTAGCTTACATCCTTTTTAAGGAAATTTAGCAAAGTCTGTCAATCCGCTAATTACACTGCGACATACATGTAAGTACCACGCCCTCCCCTTTGCATCGGGTGTCTTGTTCTGCTAATGACCTTGTGCATTAATCTTTGCAACTATTTTGTAATAACATCACAATACACTGTACTTTGCACAAATTATTTAAGTAAAATGAATACCTTTAATCGTCTTTACTTCACCACTATGGTGCACCTCAGATTTGGTACAGCCTTCTTTGTAAACGACTCCGCCGCCTACAAACCAATTCTTGTCCACTGGGTCTTCTGTACTCCAACTACTACCATGCTGACAAGTGTGATTGATGCTGTCACTGGTTGGTATAGTTGGTACAAGATAACATGGAAATGGTGACTTTCCATTCTCTTGTTGAGTGTACACAGCTTTCAGTTCCTCTGACATTGGATATGGAATAGGTACATAGGAAATGTACTGGAAATGACTACGATGTGGTTCTTGTCTCTCACTCTCTGGAACTGCCTTCTCTGTTTGTTCACACCATGTACGGAACACACTTACATAGTCACAATCAGAGGTGCCATATCTGCACGTCATGCAAGCGAGCTTCTTTCCTACACTGCTACTCTTGAGGTGAATTAAATGGACTGATTCCATACTGATAGCTGCCAAGAGTGGGTCTTCACTTAAAATATCAACACCAACAGATTCTGgaaaacaatttgaaagtttgtaagTATGTCTGACTGACAACTGTATAAGTTGAGGTTTTAGTTGAATTTTCATCTACAACTACTCGTGTAGTTTACCTTTTCAGTTCCAAAGAGTTAAACACAAAAGCAACAAAACAATGCTGATTTAAAGTCATAAATTTGAGTAATCTATATAGAATGTAATGTCTGCGTTCTTTCCTGAATACTGTACTCAGATCAAGGCATTGACCACACAGGATATTTACAAATATGCTAGAACTACACATTCATTATTACTTACCTGACTCTGTGATCAGGGTTTCTTCAGATGAAGACTCAAGATTGTCAACTGCCTGAGAATGAATGcagtattttcttttctctCTGGCAATGAAGTCATCAAAATCATGGTGTACTGTCTTTTCTATCTGTTCAAGTCTGTCTGCTTGCACACTACCATCTTCACAGTTGCATGTTACAATAGTAACACTCTGGTTGTTGTGGGCATTGCTAAAGGAGAGTTTACGTTGAACAACATAGTATTTGCCTTTTCGCAGAATTCCAGTTGACTTGTCACAATCAGATACAACATAGGTGGCACCATCGGATAATTTCCACCACTGGTTACTGACTTGCAGCTGTCGCTTGTACTCATATGATGCATCCTTCCAACATGAACCTTGACCAGTCACCATCCTAACAATAAACAGATCAAACAGAAATAATAAATGCAACCATATCAATTTGGTGAACAAATTTAAACTGCAAGAGTTGAAACTTGCAAACCTGTGAGTACATTTAAATTGAaaccagtatatatccctaataagcaaagttcgatcattaaatatgtaaattaggaattggcttacgtaaaaatgcttaatgattgtcaataatgttgtataatggtatatgtgtagcaaattttgtcaactttggtcaagtcaatacagacatatatctctaattaggaaagataattaaatatgcaaattaggaattggctgaagagaaaatgcttaatgtttttcaataatattgtactATAGTGTCTAtaatgtacatagtaagtttcatcaattttgattaagtcaattcagataaatatccctaaatatgaaaattcatttaatattcaaattaggttttggcttaagtaaaaatgtcttttgactttcagtaaatcatagactctcgagaaaaacgggacaggcaactgccgaggtttctttgtgcgatctatcttggaatacgttaaagtttatttgccaagcagtccccgacaacaatacttcgtacttaacactgaatctcattaatgatcaaattgacgttctgaatatgtacactttgctcttgcatggcacgttccgagtaatgacacagagaatttgagggttttttgatactagtcatggtgaatgttctggtaacgatgaagatcacattttggattcaagccgaagccaacgggaaaaaaccagacgataaaaacagtgtacatttagccatagacgctacagaaaactcttgctagatatcgacaatataagtttacattccctaccataaaaatctccgataacaacaaacatttacaagttagacaggtttacacttccccagtcctgcgaaacgaaaatctgacctttatttcatctgtcacgcaacatttgacgaaaatcagggaacacaaaaaatgactactccatcggagctcaaatacacgacctcCAACATTTTGGCACTGTTTTAGCGTAAAGAAACACcaaaagtactagaaaatacatttgtaacactgacttttgctgtcaggagaaacttcgcgataatcgggactatccatcggttgatggagtcagaagcggtaaggtagacatgcatttacacaaagctgaacgctgtcctcgtaaatttggccgttcacagttttcaaacaacaacatttcagtagttaacatacatactttaccgaatcatggagcactcctcgcacagaaaatattccgacggttaaaaaactgcaaaaactagggaaaattcggagatacacggacgattgcggaatgtaaacaactctgtgatgtcaactgctgtcaagtctggaactgcagcggtatgtgttttggatttctattcgaaactttgtcactttacagcaacatactgactccctgcagacttctagttgcatcgaatctagctaccaatatgtaaaaagtactttaaaaccattttgacgaattcttctcaaaatagttgtaacacttttatttctaaaaatggacttgcgggtaatccgaaataacttgtaatcctaAAACATTActaccgtatacccgcatgcacgtgtctatgaaccaGATGTTGTGCAGTCGATCGGGTACAGCTTCAttccgtccccgacccattaacacctcttaattattccaagatagatcgcaagctgctaatcccatagaccctttgttctctatcgcagttgcctgtcccgtttttctcgagagtctatgaatAAATGTTATATCactgtatctttgatgtatatagcaagtttcaacaactacaatcaagttaattcagatatatatccctaattgggaaagttcatcaaatatgcaaatgcggAATTGgtagaagtaaaaatgcttaatgactctcaaaaatgttgtatcatagtggcttcaatataggtagcaagtttcatcaactttggtccagtcatttcaaatatatattcctaattaacaaagttcatgaaatatgcaaattaggaattggctgcagttaaaacgcttaatgactttcaataatgttaaatcatagtatctttaatatacataccagtTCGGTTAagtttgatcgagtcaaatcagacatatatccctggttaggaaagttcattaaatatgcaaataaacatttatctttcatgtcaccccttaatggttcccactgctgatatatcttggtgtgatcaacatttgtagcaaatctcaacaaattgtgtgtagttgtttttaatatatatctgttttttctaaaatctataattatgcaaatgagcaaaaagtatgcaggccacacccaccaaaaactaatcagttcttgccatttgctaactgaatatatgtagcagatttgattctgataagctgtttttgagatatcggaccaacagacagacagacagacacacacacacagatggacggacagacagacagacatcgctgcgacatatgctcacgtgtgtaaacatgtgagcaaaaaatgcaTGGGTTACCAGATAGTCACCAACTTCCAAAAATGGTAGccaaagtggactaccagggaaaaagtcAAATTCGAGCCCTGATTCtacacatcaaaatattttgtgcaacATGAAAATCTTCTCATATCACTCAGTTTGCTGTCTTTCTACTGTGAAATTCTATGTACTATAAACAATGAATATCAAACAATGAACATCAAACAATTGAGCCGgttaaaattgttacaaaatatgATTGAGAGTCGTAGATTTAAATTAAAGGGACAATGTCGGACAttttcgtgaattttgtttgaccaagacactatttatattgtttgacatgttgaaagatactgtaTATAGATTAGCAAAAACATAGGTCTATGTGCCGGAGGGTAGGTGATCATTTGCCTGAAGGAGGGCAAATAGTCTCGAGTCATTCCACAGTATAAGTGCAACCACTTTGTGACATTaaggtcaaaaattaaatttattaatcTGAATCTAAAAGTTGAGTGGATGGACAGTACTACAGGTGTGtcatctaaaaatatttttttaagataaataatttgtttgtttaaggaggagggcaaattgtcgcgGCAACAGTAACGTGTGTAACATGGATAGacatgacattgtattgtatttgatcACATGTATGCCATTATGATCCcagtgccaagtttgaaagaaacccATTAGTCTACAAGAACTAGAAACACACTTCAGAAGATATTTtaatcttaaatattatcagaagAGGAGGATATCTGACGCAATGTTATGGCAACTGGCAACGTATGTAACATGGACAGACACTGGATTGGCTTTATACACAAATTGTGTGTGTTCCAATCtgaataaatgtacttgattgattTATATATTAAATACCTCAGAATTATGAAGTGAATTGGGCATATGGGCATCTGAGGTGCATCAATAGTTGTAAAGAAAGCCTTCAGTAACAGAAACAGAAAGAATTGTCAcactaaaaaacaaattaacattgttcTATCCAGTATTTAATTAAACTACAATTACTTCCATGCGTGTAACACCAGTAACGCGCGTAACAAAGAGGACAGACATCCTGCCATTCACGTGCTCTCAGTAATGGTGGCCATTGGTTTATATTCAATTGTggcataaaaaatgaaatttagggCACCctcaaatgacaacatttcaacaatgtataccaaaagaattttttttaaaatcttgatttcGGAAATGAGGTAACGCGAGTAACATGTAGACAGATGCcttacagaaatattttttaactGCAAGAGAACCCAAGCTTCAATAAAGACAGAATAAAGAATGTTACATAGTTGAAGATTTCATTGTCAGTCAAATGTGTGAGTGGTTTGTTGCAGCAGCCTTCACTATATTTATTGTTCTCATATTATCAATTGGCATAGTGTTGGACAGACATTATAAGTTACATGCGCTGCCAATATTTTTTGGCATAATATTTGGCCCTTTcccttgtgttttttttccaagaataaatttagttcgtaattgcttataatacattactttgcatttgaaatcaatgcaaataatatcaatattgtaaatatcccTTCCTAATGTAACAGGGGTACAAAGTGTCACAAAATGGTGAGCAAATAGAGgccatatttacaaagataaaaatctataatttttgtTGAGCTGGACATACAGCTGTAATACTATTTTTTATATATGCTCATCATTCTGTGTGAATGTTGTTCAAGCTAGAGCTCCAAAATTGGGAAATTGTCAAATGTTGCACTTGTtgaggaggcatcatgggccagtggctggagcagtggactcacgatcacaggatggtgagttcgagccccggcatggccatggtgttgtgtccttgagcaaaacactttattcctcattgctactcccacccaggagtgatgggtacctggtaggacagtggttgaaatgtgtgtgtttagctctgctgcgcttattggctgcacatgtgagctgtagtttgctccccagggagttgagtggtttatattaggtccagtgaccaggggtaataataattgtaaagcgccttgagcacatgaacttgtggatatgtgcgctatataagaacccaatattattattattattactttacTGTGGAAAGACTCtacctgccccgagggtacatagtctcTTGTTTGGGCtctatttttattacatgcctctcttacagttttcatacaaaatatttaggtttattggcaaatgattatcaaatgctttatttcaatCTTAGTTGAAAATCAGTTAAAAATcgaacaattttcatcatccaTTCATCGAATTGCAACCTGATATATTTGAACTAATGCGGTTTATCAATGtctttatgcaaaattttcctaaaatcaGATTTCCTATACAAAACATGATATTTCAACACTTTTACGGGAGAAAAAAGAAATGTCCTTTTAGTTGACCATGAACTGATTCAGAAGGATCGTGGGTACTATGTACTACTTGCCTTACCTTACGGCTCAGCTTCGCAACAGCAATGGCTGACCATATAATGCTGACCGATATTCGACAGCACTGTGACAGCCTAGATTGCTTtaccgtccgcttgcctccgtacctccgtccccactACTATGGTagtggggacggaggtacggaggcaagcggacggtaAAGCAATCTAGGCTAACAGCACTGTGACAGATTTGCCACATACATTTACAACTTATTTTAAAGACTTTGCGTTTATAATCAAGAGTTTGGAATATTAAAACCCTTAGTCCCTCTATAACCTAGGCCTAAGATAAAAACCCTGGCCAGGCCGCAACGACGGCCGCGGCCGGTGACCACCACCGCACCGGGCCGTGCGAGCCCAGCAATATGGCGGCCGGCCTCAACTCTCTGCAGATCTGCTGAACTATGACCTGGTATGTCACTTCCTTTTTACTTACCAACGTAAAGttttcgctgatcactgcgtctcacgtgactagCTAGACGCAGCACGAAGTAAGACGCAGATACCggcaaaccgccattttgaaatgagacagtttttggtctcccggaagttgttAATTGCGCATGCCCACACATAGTGCATCATTTTTTATCGCGTGCTTTTTAGGCTAGTCTGGTacctgccaatatttcaaaacttgtaagaatGTAAATTAAATCCTTGGTTAAATTCTAGCCACGTTTgctgtgataattttagctttacttcaaagtaaaattgaacagccaatgacagcgccccatgatgcaaccaatcagatttcgtaattcgatacatggcggtttcccgttacctgcctctttgtgcttgtcactgaggcggggaccagccaacgtaaagttggcgtcatcctcagcctcagcctcagcctcaggggtcacgtgaaaatgaggatgaagttgacgctacagcgtcagcttcaccggcgtcagatgcgattattcccgaatgcgtctgatggaatgataagtgtaaaaacgactttaaaatgtgctccaagttccatatcactgtaaatgtcaATCAAAAATACAGTGggatttgtatttcataatatttagtaatCTCTCCTCTAAATATCCGTTTCTCACTATGTACAACGCAACATTCTTAGTccttaatttccttaaagttcaaaggttgtatgtttaatacgttgacttttcaggcctcaagtcatagttataccagttaatttgtttatatgtcctctgaataattagggctttcatatcccctctcatggtggcgatttttaaACATTTCGGACACGTATactttttgcaccaattttggaaaatcttgacgcaagagttgagaggataccaacaaacacgTCCACGGATCCATGGgctgaaaattacgaacatttccaaaaaactgGTCTGTATGAGACATTCTAACGATaaatattacctgcgaaccagttttacgattcaaaagaaagttgagaaagaatggagttgttattttcttaagttttgggcgaattttatcatttatcagtCATCGGGTAGCGTaacttcggcaatcttcggatacgacgctgaagctgacgctgagcagcgtcattttcagcctcagctagaaaggtcacctgaggctgaggatgaggatgaggatgacgccaactttacgttggtTTTTTACTTGTATTATAATGACCGATCGTGCTATGGCAGAGTACCGTACGCTATGATGCTTACCTTTTGTGCTTAGCCGGTGGATGTATAACTTCGTTATCTGATGATACTTCAGTTGAACACTCTCTGTTACTAGTGTTAGGCAATTCCTGCGCCCCAGATGCTCTCAACAAGTTCACACTCGCTCGGTCCTCCTTCAAAAACTTGGCAGCCGCTGCAGCCTTCCTCTGACGATTACATCGCGCCACAAACTGTAGATTTCTGACAGACATCGCCGTACTCGTAGtgtgaaatcacaaaaaaactTTTTGATCTTGACTGAGTAATTAACTTTGTGAGTCTTAAAACATACAGTGTGCTGAACCTTATTTGACACGTACCGCAATGTACAAGTCCGAGTAGGCAATGCACTCGGTGTACGCAAGTCCGAGTTTAAGTGAACTCGGTGTATACAAGTCCGAGTTAGCAGTGAACTCGGTGTATACAAGTCCGAGTTAGCAGTGAACTCGGTGTAcacaagtccgagtactcggacttcaATGTCCGACTCGGTGTTTGTACTCGGAGAATGCTTTTTGAGGTACTCTTACATAGTACCTCCAGAGGGAAATTTCACAGCACTTCCAGCTTTCAACATGGTTACCAGGGATAGCAGGCATTATTGATGGCACTCACATCAGACTGAGTGCTTGCATCGGTGTGGAGTTCAAGATTATGTGAACAGGAAGGGTTATCCATCAATGCAACTCC encodes:
- the LOC139127702 gene encoding uncharacterized protein, translated to MVTGQGSCWKDASYEYKRQLQVSNQWWKLSDGATYVVSDCDKSTGILRKGKYYVVQRKLSFSNAHNNQSVTIVTCNCEDGSVQADRLEQIEKTVHHDFDDFIAREKRKYCIHSQAVDNLESSSEETLITESESVGVDILSEDPLLAAISMESVHLIHLKSSSVGKKLACMTCRYGTSDCDYVSVFRTWCEQTEKAVPESERQEPHRSHFQYISYVPIPYPMSEELKAVYTQQENGKSPFPCYLVPTIPTSDSINHTCQHGSSWSTEDPVDKNWFVGGGVVYKEGCTKSEVHHSGEVKTIKVCFRPTTGECQCRLYYDGQKDLLFNSNNCDFIHYGFLYTYLHLMLEARNPAYAEKHATLTMSSVFLPLHKLRVAWNGFARLLDIDWSKRLPNIVGSKHSDRVFVPSPQARKLLLQFAGLHPGYKLQRNLPVSPLSLQEYNQLISLLKRHEHLLPLVDVLERISQGGVSGVAPVNYRCFLQDLARNSPASSLLQWVNILRSGNYSIDGKAESRACRGPDTCNKFSHGHPTLSPGLFTVYCPHKVCVGFHVMDVHESPATPFNIKKE